TGCCGAAAGCGCCCGCACCAACCGCGCCGCCATCCCCGTCGAAGAGGAAGTCCGCCGCTTCCGCAGCTTTCTCCGTCACTGGCCCGACATCCTGGCCGCCGCCGCCCCGCGGGACTCCGACCAGATCAGCCCGCCCATCCTTTCCGCAAACACCTGGCGGCCGGAGGTCATCGGGGCCATCCTCCCCATCGGCCACATCGAGCTGGTGAATGACATGAGCGGCCTGCCGGACGACCGCAACGCCCGCCTCTGCGCCGCCGCCGGGGCGTCCCTCCTCATCATGCACAGCGTGGGCGAACCAAAAATACCCCACCTCACCCAGCAATGGCCCGACATCGCCGCGGAACTCGACCGCTTCTTCACGGAAAAACTCCACCTCGCGCAGTCCGCCGGGCTTCACCCCGATTCCATCATCCTCGATCCCGGCATCGACTTCGCGAAGCAGCGCGATGACAACCTCACCATCTACCGGGAACTGGCCGGGCTGCGGAAATCCGGCCGCCCCGTCCTCGTTCCCGTTTCGCGGAAAACCGTGATCGGCGAGGTACTGGACCTGCCGAAACCGACCGACCGGGACGCGGGTACCGTGGCCTGCATCACCGCCTCCATGCTCCGCGGAGCGGAGATCTTCCGCGTCCACAACGTGCCCGCCGCCTGGCAGACGGTGAAGACTCTGGCGGCACTCCGCTGACCGCTGCCTCCCCAAAAGGAAAACGGAGCGCCGCGGGATGGTCCGCGGCGCTCCGTCCAGGTTAAGGTTTGTCCGATCAGCGGTTCTCCGGACGTGAAAGCACTTCCACTTTCACCGGAACCACGCCGCGCTTCACGAAACCGATGCGCTCGGCGACGCCGATCGTCACATCGATCACCCGTCCGCGGGTATAGGGACCGCGGTCGTTGATCGTCACTACTTCGGACTTGCCGTTGGCTTCGTTGGTCACACGGACCTTCGTCCCCATCGGCAGGGTCTTGTGGGCCGCGGTGGCACCATGGTCCGTCAGACGCTGGCCGCTCGCAGTGCGGGTGCCACGGTTCGTACGGATGGAATACCACGAGGCTTTGCCACGCTGGACGGACGCCACCTCCCATTTCTCCGGCGCTTCCGCGGTGGAGTTCTTGGAGGTCGCACTGGTGGATGCGCAGCTTGGAATCAGGAGGACGCCGGCTACTGCCAGGGCCACGGATTTGAACTTCCGGGTCAGGTTCATAGTCATTGTTTCTGGTTGCCCCCCTTGCGGGCGGCGGGGTCAGATAGTCCGGCTGGAAGGCCCGGACAAGGAAAAACTGCACCTCCACTTTTCGGCTGAAAACCTGCAAAACAGGGCACTCAAACGGAACTTATTCACATATCTTAACTATTTTCTCGTCATTCTGGCCCCGCTTTTGCTATGTTGGGTGACATGATTGGTCACTGGATGCCATCGAGCCGTGATCGCTTCACCCGCTCCGATTTTGACTTCATGACGGCCATACTCGCCCCCGGCGACAAACGGCCTTTCCTGGCGAAACTCTGGGACGATCCGGAGGCCCTCCGCGAGATCCTCGACCTGAAGGAAGTCCTCCGCGGACTGCTGGATTCCCCCTCCGCCCTCCAGGTTTCCCCCTCGTTCTATTTCTACGTCCTCGTCCGCCACGCCTTCCTCGGCGCCAACCTCACCGATCCGGATGTGGCGGACTACGTGGCCGGCCTGCTGGCCAAACGCATCTGCACCAATGCCGGGGATCCGCTCCAGGACATCGCCCACGGTTTCACCCACGCCGCGGACTTCATCGCCATCATCTCCTCCGCCCACGGCCGCATGCGGTTCCACCTCCAGGTCGCCGCGGGGAACCACTTCCTGGTCCTGACCGGCCTCTACCCCGGCTTCCTCCAGGGCCGCTGCGACCGCCGCGGCTCGCCCGACCTGGCCTTCTACGAATCTTTCGCCCGCCAGGCATTCCGCGGCGCAGCCGACAATCCGGAAGCACCCACCAGCGCCCCGCGCCACCTCCTTGGCTGCCTTTCCGAAGCCCTGCCTGAAGCCCGTCGTTCCCTCAACCGCATGGCGGAGGAGTTCGTGTTCCTGGGGGACTGAGCGAACACCAGCCAACATCGGACGCCGACTTCATCACGCATCAACAGCCATCAGGAAAGAGGCCGCGTGAGGGCGCTGGTCGTCAGACCGGCATCTTCCGGAACAGGTAAAGCTGAAATCATGGAATGATGGGGCAGCCGGTCAGACGACTCCACCTTTCATCCTGAAATACGCCACCAGCGCGGCGATGAGCGCGCCCCCGGCGGCGAGCCATGGCCACAGAGGGGAGTGGTCGGAGTCTCCTTTGCCATCGTCATTGGTGCCGGGAGCTTCCTTGGATGATGCGTTGGTTCCTCCGGTTGAGTTGACCTGTTTCTGTGCTGCGGCTTTCCGGAGACGCTCCACGGAGCGTTCGATGTCGCTGGCAATGTCATCCCGCCCAACTTCATGGAGCCTCACCGCGAATTTCGCGGCTTCGTCAATATGGCGGGCATCTCCGTATTCCTGGAGGGCATTGGCGATATGACGGGGTCCATAATCTTTGATCTTCCCCATTTTCCTCTCATCGTCGCTGTTGAAGTAAATGAGGATCTCTTGCAACAGATCAGGGTTTTAAGTGTCCTCAGTGACATGGCGATATAACCGCCAAATCTAGTTGTCGCCAAATGGCTGACAGGTTCGCCACGGGACAGGGACTCATCAATCTGTTGGAGCGCGCTGTTTTTTTCAAAGTGAAACACCTTGATGGCCCCTTGGACCATGCCGGGGGATTTCAGGAAGGTTCCTCTGTGGTGCGCGAGGCTCAGGGCTTGCCGCGAAGCATCAACCCCGAATTGTTCCGGATGGTTCGCGATCTTCTCCAGGATGGATTCCCAATCCCGCGTGTCTTCCTTCACGAGTTGATCTCGTTTTCCGGAGTAGTTGCCGATGATCGGCGACTCTTCGTCGATAGATTGGAGAATCATAGCCTCCACCTGAGCCGAAAACTCCTTGGGGTCCTGCGAATCCGGATATTTCAGCCCACGCGCTGGCGGAGAGAAAACGAGGAGTGCGGCGGCCGCCATCAGCTTGAGGACTTCTTTCATCTTAAGGATCCACCATGAGTTCATTGACGAGCATCTTCTGCTGCAAGTTATAGAGCCGTTTGCTTGAATCCAATGCATTTGTGCCGGAAGTACCGCCCGACCGCATTAGATTGTGGTCAAAGAGATGACCTATGCCCTCTCCGTAATAATCGGTGTCTGATTCTTCGGGATCTGCTATTCCATAGTGTCCGGCATCCGTGATGATATGCCCCACTTCATGCACGAGCGTGAAGTCATGACCGTTGACGGTTTTCTGCTCGGAGATCACCGCGACATCACCATACACCATTTCACTCGGATGCCTCCAGCCTCTCCTCATGGCAAATCCGCGATCTGGGCTCATGATATTACGCACGACGAACACCGTGATGATTCCCCTCTTTCCATCCGTGATCGCCTTGTCCACCAGCTTCTTCACATCGGGATGCACATAATGACCAGTATAGCCGTTGATCGAAAATCCTCCCATCCCATCATAGCGAACTTCCTCATCATCGAGTCCGTCCGGCACATCCATCGAGGTGATGGTGAGATCGAAATCCACCCCGACTTGGGCTAGCCGCTCTTTGGCTACCTTTTTGAACCGATCCACCGCTGCAAAGCTCATGTTCGTATCACCCACCATGATGATCTTCCCTTCAATTCTTTTCCTCACCTTCACCAGCACCTTCATCCCGAGCGGATAGGTGACCGCACCGATCTGGATGGTGGAGATCTCCACATCCCCTCCCAACTGGATCCGGTGCGTCCGGTCGCCTGGACCTTCGTCGGGACCGTCCGCACTGTCGTCCACCGCGTCCGATACCAGCAACTGCGATTGCGATTCCTGCTGGAACGGATTCGCCGTCAGCGGGATCTCTGTCGCCGGATCGTTATAGGCTCCATCCGGATTCCTGAACGCTCGGATGTCCAACCCACATTGCTGGTAATCAAGCGTTGGACCACCGGCCTTGGTCTGTCACTGGGAGATGTGATCCGAAGGATCGAATCATAGCTCTTCAACCGTGGCTGGTAGCCCCACCGTGTTTTCCCTCACCTTGTCTCCTGCCACTTCGCACGGGCGAGCCGCCAGACGCCGTCCTTCTCTTTCTTCCAGTCCAGTTCCACCTCATACAGGCCGTCCGCCGGACGGTAGGAAGGAAGCGCGACGACGGCCTCGATGGTGGCGCTCACCCGCGCATCGTCCCCGAGGATGGTGATGGCATGGTATTCCACCAACTCGAACTTGGTGAAGTTCGCGATGCGGGTCAGCCCGCCGAAGCCGCTCTCGATGTCGGTCCTCTGGTGGACGCCGTTCGCTTCCTCGATGGTGGGCGTTTCGAGCGCCAGCTCATCCGCGATGAGGGTACCCAGCCCCAGCGCGCTCAACTGGCGGGAGTTGGCCCCACCGCCGGTTTCCTCCATGGTGAGGATGGACATCAGCTTTCCGGTGCGGCGCTTCACCACCTGCTCCGGGGAAAAGAACCAGAGAAGGACGGCGACCACGGCCACCAGGGCGACCACGGGGATGAGGAGTTT
The sequence above is drawn from the Akkermansiaceae bacterium genome and encodes:
- the folP gene encoding dihydropteroate synthase, which codes for MGIVNINDDSFSGDGTLDFPKAAEIAIEQIRAGADIIDIGAESARTNRAAIPVEEEVRRFRSFLRHWPDILAAAAPRDSDQISPPILSANTWRPEVIGAILPIGHIELVNDMSGLPDDRNARLCAAAGASLLIMHSVGEPKIPHLTQQWPDIAAELDRFFTEKLHLAQSAGLHPDSIILDPGIDFAKQRDDNLTIYRELAGLRKSGRPVLVPVSRKTVIGEVLDLPKPTDRDAGTVACITASMLRGAEIFRVHNVPAAWQTVKTLAALR
- a CDS encoding septal ring lytic transglycosylase RlpA family protein → MNLTRKFKSVALAVAGVLLIPSCASTSATSKNSTAEAPEKWEVASVQRGKASWYSIRTNRGTRTASGQRLTDHGATAAHKTLPMGTKVRVTNEANGKSEVVTINDRGPYTRGRVIDVTIGVAERIGFVKRGVVPVKVEVLSRPENR